In the genome of Bombus affinis isolate iyBomAffi1 chromosome 7, iyBomAffi1.2, whole genome shotgun sequence, one region contains:
- the LOC126918501 gene encoding open rectifier potassium channel protein 1 isoform X1 translates to MSKKQWLVLLMLFLTYLLLGASIFYHIESRLEIERVEEAKRERIEINALLHAHYVPNLSHDHDEILGKLTRYCGKSVYNYTDGETDPLKWDFYNSFYFAYTVVSTIGYGNLAPTNMLGRILMIFYGLIGIPMNGILLTQLGEFFGHVFVKAHQKYKSYKSDHNDYYTRKLTTFETGKVGLTAQIFAHLLPGFVMFIFFPAFVFSHYEGWSYDEAVYYAFVTLTTIGFGDYVAGQDNSKGSGFFFMLYKTFLICWISFGLGYTVMIMTFIARGMRSKKITRIEHKLAINLKHTQSKIWNEFNKEINYLRRAFNELQLSKVKRVYIDECNYEIPPSKFPRSNSFPDLRDLLYGSKEKDKLCNRPRRRANSEVVPTEDQITRVVSETDLQRIDKTATFATHAMVQPAELLARLVNILGYIPPATEDTGADDSNQTTFVSQDIGYRGNRLEENNSKIYSEEGGTYTSSTGPGLWTIGHEKIPAYRFANPRSRAASEIRLHETKKEDRNTERTWSGPTAARKIHELMKSRISESSGKEHGIKERRFSKLRNFALTRSVSKALVSSAPWKGRFSMSSEKKNSGLDHEINRDTGQSFPLGSVAIDDRRDSTTSNLRRHYYTHTGAGSNLNTENTNNLLEETSLADFLRALTALHASVVTNGSWTSTTNTDQNQRNQPRRKMGTASLTPPKLPSLFTLFSPSPPTSTTQSNQNTITQEFNVNSNENKLPWPQNRRESRRGSLIFVAPTTTKSRRFSLRPVATPISPPTPPKNDTPFLSDSQQSPYESRSTSLFESLKEPLISTERAPGLSTPIKSFLNDRRFSLRPTQNPNGCLTDNNPAALVPTLKAVPRWKAGMLQRQISQMNLRRRARAFSLSDVHAEDLKERAEPFDLSSSNCKKHNYDAKEYRKNISPNKPDREDLKSDGFAKSTENSDQFASSVCTSAERYSSFSQESALTNSIRLEEKNVRIFEPHTQSISSIASIENINHLNEHTSCPPLDIYNEEKFTSSNTEKQELQESLVEVKIENPITNIVRNPFTADVSLNNSLDSLSELKVEKHGSHLPINKS, encoded by the exons ATGTCGAAGAAACAATGGTTGGTCCTGTTGATGCTGTTTTTGACTTACTTGTTGCTAGGTGCTTCCATTTTCTACCATATCGAGAGTCGCCTAGAAATCGAACGCGTCGAAGAAGCCAAACGTGAACGCATCGAAATTAATG CTTTACTTCACGCACATTATGTGCCTAATCTTAGTCACGATCACGATGAAATTCTTGGAAAATTGACACGGTACTGTGGAAAGTCGGTTTATAATTATACCGATGGTGAGACGGATCCTCTTAAATGGGATTTTTATAACAGTTTCTATTTTGCTTACACCGTCGTCAGCACGATAG GTTACGGGAATTTGGCTCCGACGAACATGCTTGGCCGCATCCTGATGATATTTTACGGTCTGATAGGGATACCTATGAATGGGATTTTGTTAACACAACTAGGAGAATTTTTTGGGCACGTATTCGTCAAAGCTCATCAGAAGTACAAATCGTACAAGAGTGACCATAATGACTATTATACCAGAAAATTAACAACGTTCGAAACGGGAAAAGTTGGGTTGACTGCACAGATATTCGCTCATTTGTTGCCAGGCTTCGTCATGTTCATCTTTTTCCCGGCATTTGTCttctcccattacgagggctgGAGTTACGACGAAGCTGTTTACTATGCTTTTGTCACATTGACAACCATTGGTTTCGGAGATTACGTGGCAG GACAGGACAATAGCAAGGGTAGCGGATTTTTCTTTATGTTATACAAGACCTTCCTGATCTGTTGGATTTCGTTTGGACTGGGATACACTGTCATGATTATGACGTTTATCGCACGAGGTATGCGCAGTAAGAAGATTACTAGAATCGAGCATAAACTAGCGATCAATTTGAAGCATACACAAAGTAAAATCTGGAACGAATTCAACAAGGAGATAAACTACCTGCGTCGTGCTTTCAACGAGTTACAGCTATCTAAAGTCAAG AGAGTATATATCGATGAATGTAATTATGAGATTCCACCTTCGAAATTTCCACGTAGCAATAGCTTTCCTGATCTTCGAGATTTGCTCTATGGTTCAAAAGAGAAAGATAAGTTGTGTAACAGACCTCGACGTCGCGCCAACAGCGAAGTGGTACCGACG GAAGATCAAATAACTCGCGTCGTTTCTGAGACTGATCTTCAAAGAATCGACAAAACGGCAACATTCGCAACTCATGCGATGGTTCAACCAGCAGAATTGTTGGCAAGATTGGTTAATATTCTTGGTTACATACCACCAGCTACAGAGGATACTGGAGCTGATGATTCGAATCAGACAACTTTCGTTAGCCAAGATATCGGATATCGCGGTAACAGGCTCGAAGAAAATAACAGTAAAATATATTCGGAGGAAGGAGGAACTTACACGTCCAGTACTGGACCTGGACTCTGGACCATCGGTCATGAAAAAATACCAGCATATCGCTTTGCTAATCCTCGTTCAAGAGCGGCTAGTGAGATCAGACTACACGAGACGAAGAAAGAAGATCGAAACACGGAACGAACCTGGTCCGGTCCGACGGCAGCTAGAAAAATTCATGAATTGATGAAATCGCGAATAAGCGAATCATCTGGCAAGGAACATGGCATTAAAGAAAGAAGATTTTCTAAACTTCGTAACTTTGCATTAACAAGATCTGTTTCCAAAGCACTGGTTTCATCTGCTCCTTGGAAAGGTCGTTTCTCAATGAGTTCAGAAAAAAAGAATTCGGGGTTAGATCACGAGATTAACAGAGACACCGGACAATCATTTCCATTGGGATCGGTAGCGATCGATGATAGACGAGACTCGACCACTTCAAATCTACGGAGACATTATTACACTCACACTGGTGCAGGTAGCAATCTTAATACAGAAAATACTAATAATTTGCTCGAGGAAACCAGTTTAGCCGATTTTTTGAGAGCCCTCACTGCTCTTCATGCGAGCGTCGTTACGAATGGCAGTTGGACCTCAACTACGAACACGGATCAGAATCAACGTAATCAACCTCGAAGAAAAATGGGCACCGCTTCCTTGACACCgccgaaacttcccagtttgtTCACGTTATTTTCGCCTTCTCCGCCTACATCGACAACTCAAAGTAATCAAAATACGATTACGCAAGAGTTTAATGTAAACTCGAACGAAAACAAGCTCCCTTGGCCTCAAAACCGACGAGAGTCGAGAAGAGGTAGTTTGATATTCGTCGCACCTACTACTACAAAATCGAGAAGATTTTCTTTAAGACCAGTAGCGACACCCATTAGTCCTCCAACGCCTCCGAAGAACGATACACCATTCTTATCG gaTTCACAGCAAAGTCCATACGAAAGTAGATCAACGTCCTTGTTTGAATCACTTAAAGAACCTCTTATCTCAACAGAGAGAGCACCGGGACTTTCAACGCCAATAAAATCATTTTTAAACGATCGGCGTTTCTCGCTACGACCTACTCAAAATCCGAACGGATGTTTAACAGATAATAATCCCGCCGCTCTCGTTCCTACGCTCAAAGCTGTACCTCGTTGGAAGGCTGGGATGTTACAACGACAAATCAGTCAAATGAATCTTCGACGTCGAGCCAGAGCCTTCAGTTTGAGCGACGTTCACGCTGAAGATCTCAAAGAAAGAGCCGAGCCTTTTGATCTATCGTCCAGTAATTGCAAGAAACATAACTATGATGCAAAAgaatatcgtaaaaatatatCTCCGAATAAACCCGATAGAGAAGATTTGAAAAGTGACGGATTCGCAAAATCCACTGAAAATTCAGATCAGTTTGCATCTTCGGTTTGTACTTCAGCTGAACGATATTCGTCGTTTTCGCAAGAAAGTGCTTTAACGAATTCTATTCGACTCGAAGAAAAGAACGTGCGAATTTTTGAACCACACACTCAATCCATTTCAAGTATAGCCTCGATCGAGAATATCAATCATTTGAACGAACATACTTCTTGTCCCCCGTTAGATATATACAACGAAGAGAAATTCACTTCATCCAACACAGAGAAACAG GAATTACAGGAATCATTAGTGGAAGTGAAAATAGAGAACCCCATTACGAATATCGTTCGTAATCCTTTTACAGCTGACGTTTCTCTAAATAATTCGCTTGATTCACTTTCAGAGCTGAAAGTCGAAAAGCATGGATCGCACTTGCCTATTAATAAATCGTGA
- the LOC126918501 gene encoding open rectifier potassium channel protein 1 isoform X2, with protein sequence MSKKQWLVLLMLFLTYLLLGASIFYHIESRLEIERVEEAKRERIEINALLHAHYVPNLSHDHDEILGKLTRYCGKSVYNYTDGETDPLKWDFYNSFYFAYTVVSTIGYGNLAPTNMLGRILMIFYGLIGIPMNGILLTQLGEFFGHVFVKAHQKYKSYKSDHNDYYTRKLTTFETGKVGLTAQIFAHLLPGFVMFIFFPAFVFSHYEGWSYDEAVYYAFVTLTTIGFGDYVAGQDNSKGSGFFFMLYKTFLICWISFGLGYTVMIMTFIARGMRSKKITRIEHKLAINLKHTQSKIWNEFNKEINYLRRAFNELQLSKVKRVYIDECNYEIPPSKFPRSNSFPDLRDLLYGSKEKDKLCNRPRRRANSEVVPTEDQITRVVSETDLQRIDKTATFATHAMVQPAELLARLVNILGYIPPATEDTGADDSNQTTFVSQDIGYRGNRLEENNSKIYSEEGGTYTSSTGPGLWTIGHEKIPAYRFANPRSRAASEIRLHETKKEDRNTERTWSGPTAARKIHELMKSRISESSGKEHGIKERRFSKLRNFALTRSVSKALVSSAPWKGRFSMSSEKKNSGLDHEINRDTGQSFPLGSVAIDDRRDSTTSNLRRHYYTHTGAGSNLNTENTNNLLEETSLADFLRALTALHASVVTNGSWTSTTNTDQNQRNQPRRKMGTASLTPPKLPSLFTLFSPSPPTSTTQSNQNTITQEFNVNSNENKLPWPQNRRESRRGSLIFVAPTTTKSRRFSLRPVATPISPPTPPKNDTPFLSDSQQSPYESRSTSLFESLKEPLISTERAPGLSTPIKSFLNDRRFSLRPTQNPNGCLTDNNPAALVPTLKAVPRWKAGMLQRQISQMNLRRRARAFSLSDVHAEDLKERAEPFDLSSSNCKKHNYDAKEYRKNISPNKPDREDLKSDGFAKSTENSDQFASSVCTSAERYSSFSQESALTNSIRLEEKNVRIFEPHTQSISSIASIENINHLNEHTSCPPLDIYNEEKFTSSNTEKQESLVEVKIENPITNIVRNPFTADVSLNNSLDSLSELKVEKHGSHLPINKS encoded by the exons ATGTCGAAGAAACAATGGTTGGTCCTGTTGATGCTGTTTTTGACTTACTTGTTGCTAGGTGCTTCCATTTTCTACCATATCGAGAGTCGCCTAGAAATCGAACGCGTCGAAGAAGCCAAACGTGAACGCATCGAAATTAATG CTTTACTTCACGCACATTATGTGCCTAATCTTAGTCACGATCACGATGAAATTCTTGGAAAATTGACACGGTACTGTGGAAAGTCGGTTTATAATTATACCGATGGTGAGACGGATCCTCTTAAATGGGATTTTTATAACAGTTTCTATTTTGCTTACACCGTCGTCAGCACGATAG GTTACGGGAATTTGGCTCCGACGAACATGCTTGGCCGCATCCTGATGATATTTTACGGTCTGATAGGGATACCTATGAATGGGATTTTGTTAACACAACTAGGAGAATTTTTTGGGCACGTATTCGTCAAAGCTCATCAGAAGTACAAATCGTACAAGAGTGACCATAATGACTATTATACCAGAAAATTAACAACGTTCGAAACGGGAAAAGTTGGGTTGACTGCACAGATATTCGCTCATTTGTTGCCAGGCTTCGTCATGTTCATCTTTTTCCCGGCATTTGTCttctcccattacgagggctgGAGTTACGACGAAGCTGTTTACTATGCTTTTGTCACATTGACAACCATTGGTTTCGGAGATTACGTGGCAG GACAGGACAATAGCAAGGGTAGCGGATTTTTCTTTATGTTATACAAGACCTTCCTGATCTGTTGGATTTCGTTTGGACTGGGATACACTGTCATGATTATGACGTTTATCGCACGAGGTATGCGCAGTAAGAAGATTACTAGAATCGAGCATAAACTAGCGATCAATTTGAAGCATACACAAAGTAAAATCTGGAACGAATTCAACAAGGAGATAAACTACCTGCGTCGTGCTTTCAACGAGTTACAGCTATCTAAAGTCAAG AGAGTATATATCGATGAATGTAATTATGAGATTCCACCTTCGAAATTTCCACGTAGCAATAGCTTTCCTGATCTTCGAGATTTGCTCTATGGTTCAAAAGAGAAAGATAAGTTGTGTAACAGACCTCGACGTCGCGCCAACAGCGAAGTGGTACCGACG GAAGATCAAATAACTCGCGTCGTTTCTGAGACTGATCTTCAAAGAATCGACAAAACGGCAACATTCGCAACTCATGCGATGGTTCAACCAGCAGAATTGTTGGCAAGATTGGTTAATATTCTTGGTTACATACCACCAGCTACAGAGGATACTGGAGCTGATGATTCGAATCAGACAACTTTCGTTAGCCAAGATATCGGATATCGCGGTAACAGGCTCGAAGAAAATAACAGTAAAATATATTCGGAGGAAGGAGGAACTTACACGTCCAGTACTGGACCTGGACTCTGGACCATCGGTCATGAAAAAATACCAGCATATCGCTTTGCTAATCCTCGTTCAAGAGCGGCTAGTGAGATCAGACTACACGAGACGAAGAAAGAAGATCGAAACACGGAACGAACCTGGTCCGGTCCGACGGCAGCTAGAAAAATTCATGAATTGATGAAATCGCGAATAAGCGAATCATCTGGCAAGGAACATGGCATTAAAGAAAGAAGATTTTCTAAACTTCGTAACTTTGCATTAACAAGATCTGTTTCCAAAGCACTGGTTTCATCTGCTCCTTGGAAAGGTCGTTTCTCAATGAGTTCAGAAAAAAAGAATTCGGGGTTAGATCACGAGATTAACAGAGACACCGGACAATCATTTCCATTGGGATCGGTAGCGATCGATGATAGACGAGACTCGACCACTTCAAATCTACGGAGACATTATTACACTCACACTGGTGCAGGTAGCAATCTTAATACAGAAAATACTAATAATTTGCTCGAGGAAACCAGTTTAGCCGATTTTTTGAGAGCCCTCACTGCTCTTCATGCGAGCGTCGTTACGAATGGCAGTTGGACCTCAACTACGAACACGGATCAGAATCAACGTAATCAACCTCGAAGAAAAATGGGCACCGCTTCCTTGACACCgccgaaacttcccagtttgtTCACGTTATTTTCGCCTTCTCCGCCTACATCGACAACTCAAAGTAATCAAAATACGATTACGCAAGAGTTTAATGTAAACTCGAACGAAAACAAGCTCCCTTGGCCTCAAAACCGACGAGAGTCGAGAAGAGGTAGTTTGATATTCGTCGCACCTACTACTACAAAATCGAGAAGATTTTCTTTAAGACCAGTAGCGACACCCATTAGTCCTCCAACGCCTCCGAAGAACGATACACCATTCTTATCG gaTTCACAGCAAAGTCCATACGAAAGTAGATCAACGTCCTTGTTTGAATCACTTAAAGAACCTCTTATCTCAACAGAGAGAGCACCGGGACTTTCAACGCCAATAAAATCATTTTTAAACGATCGGCGTTTCTCGCTACGACCTACTCAAAATCCGAACGGATGTTTAACAGATAATAATCCCGCCGCTCTCGTTCCTACGCTCAAAGCTGTACCTCGTTGGAAGGCTGGGATGTTACAACGACAAATCAGTCAAATGAATCTTCGACGTCGAGCCAGAGCCTTCAGTTTGAGCGACGTTCACGCTGAAGATCTCAAAGAAAGAGCCGAGCCTTTTGATCTATCGTCCAGTAATTGCAAGAAACATAACTATGATGCAAAAgaatatcgtaaaaatatatCTCCGAATAAACCCGATAGAGAAGATTTGAAAAGTGACGGATTCGCAAAATCCACTGAAAATTCAGATCAGTTTGCATCTTCGGTTTGTACTTCAGCTGAACGATATTCGTCGTTTTCGCAAGAAAGTGCTTTAACGAATTCTATTCGACTCGAAGAAAAGAACGTGCGAATTTTTGAACCACACACTCAATCCATTTCAAGTATAGCCTCGATCGAGAATATCAATCATTTGAACGAACATACTTCTTGTCCCCCGTTAGATATATACAACGAAGAGAAATTCACTTCATCCAACACAGAGAAACAG GAATCATTAGTGGAAGTGAAAATAGAGAACCCCATTACGAATATCGTTCGTAATCCTTTTACAGCTGACGTTTCTCTAAATAATTCGCTTGATTCACTTTCAGAGCTGAAAGTCGAAAAGCATGGATCGCACTTGCCTATTAATAAATCGTGA
- the LOC126918501 gene encoding open rectifier potassium channel protein 1 isoform X3, with protein MSKKQWLVLLMLFLTYLLLGASIFYHIESRLEIERVEEAKRERIEINGQDNSKGSGFFFMLYKTFLICWISFGLGYTVMIMTFIARGMRSKKITRIEHKLAINLKHTQSKIWNEFNKEINYLRRAFNELQLSKVKRVYIDECNYEIPPSKFPRSNSFPDLRDLLYGSKEKDKLCNRPRRRANSEVVPTEDQITRVVSETDLQRIDKTATFATHAMVQPAELLARLVNILGYIPPATEDTGADDSNQTTFVSQDIGYRGNRLEENNSKIYSEEGGTYTSSTGPGLWTIGHEKIPAYRFANPRSRAASEIRLHETKKEDRNTERTWSGPTAARKIHELMKSRISESSGKEHGIKERRFSKLRNFALTRSVSKALVSSAPWKGRFSMSSEKKNSGLDHEINRDTGQSFPLGSVAIDDRRDSTTSNLRRHYYTHTGAGSNLNTENTNNLLEETSLADFLRALTALHASVVTNGSWTSTTNTDQNQRNQPRRKMGTASLTPPKLPSLFTLFSPSPPTSTTQSNQNTITQEFNVNSNENKLPWPQNRRESRRGSLIFVAPTTTKSRRFSLRPVATPISPPTPPKNDTPFLSDSQQSPYESRSTSLFESLKEPLISTERAPGLSTPIKSFLNDRRFSLRPTQNPNGCLTDNNPAALVPTLKAVPRWKAGMLQRQISQMNLRRRARAFSLSDVHAEDLKERAEPFDLSSSNCKKHNYDAKEYRKNISPNKPDREDLKSDGFAKSTENSDQFASSVCTSAERYSSFSQESALTNSIRLEEKNVRIFEPHTQSISSIASIENINHLNEHTSCPPLDIYNEEKFTSSNTEKQELQESLVEVKIENPITNIVRNPFTADVSLNNSLDSLSELKVEKHGSHLPINKS; from the exons ATGTCGAAGAAACAATGGTTGGTCCTGTTGATGCTGTTTTTGACTTACTTGTTGCTAGGTGCTTCCATTTTCTACCATATCGAGAGTCGCCTAGAAATCGAACGCGTCGAAGAAGCCAAACGTGAACGCATCGAAATTAATG GACAGGACAATAGCAAGGGTAGCGGATTTTTCTTTATGTTATACAAGACCTTCCTGATCTGTTGGATTTCGTTTGGACTGGGATACACTGTCATGATTATGACGTTTATCGCACGAGGTATGCGCAGTAAGAAGATTACTAGAATCGAGCATAAACTAGCGATCAATTTGAAGCATACACAAAGTAAAATCTGGAACGAATTCAACAAGGAGATAAACTACCTGCGTCGTGCTTTCAACGAGTTACAGCTATCTAAAGTCAAG AGAGTATATATCGATGAATGTAATTATGAGATTCCACCTTCGAAATTTCCACGTAGCAATAGCTTTCCTGATCTTCGAGATTTGCTCTATGGTTCAAAAGAGAAAGATAAGTTGTGTAACAGACCTCGACGTCGCGCCAACAGCGAAGTGGTACCGACG GAAGATCAAATAACTCGCGTCGTTTCTGAGACTGATCTTCAAAGAATCGACAAAACGGCAACATTCGCAACTCATGCGATGGTTCAACCAGCAGAATTGTTGGCAAGATTGGTTAATATTCTTGGTTACATACCACCAGCTACAGAGGATACTGGAGCTGATGATTCGAATCAGACAACTTTCGTTAGCCAAGATATCGGATATCGCGGTAACAGGCTCGAAGAAAATAACAGTAAAATATATTCGGAGGAAGGAGGAACTTACACGTCCAGTACTGGACCTGGACTCTGGACCATCGGTCATGAAAAAATACCAGCATATCGCTTTGCTAATCCTCGTTCAAGAGCGGCTAGTGAGATCAGACTACACGAGACGAAGAAAGAAGATCGAAACACGGAACGAACCTGGTCCGGTCCGACGGCAGCTAGAAAAATTCATGAATTGATGAAATCGCGAATAAGCGAATCATCTGGCAAGGAACATGGCATTAAAGAAAGAAGATTTTCTAAACTTCGTAACTTTGCATTAACAAGATCTGTTTCCAAAGCACTGGTTTCATCTGCTCCTTGGAAAGGTCGTTTCTCAATGAGTTCAGAAAAAAAGAATTCGGGGTTAGATCACGAGATTAACAGAGACACCGGACAATCATTTCCATTGGGATCGGTAGCGATCGATGATAGACGAGACTCGACCACTTCAAATCTACGGAGACATTATTACACTCACACTGGTGCAGGTAGCAATCTTAATACAGAAAATACTAATAATTTGCTCGAGGAAACCAGTTTAGCCGATTTTTTGAGAGCCCTCACTGCTCTTCATGCGAGCGTCGTTACGAATGGCAGTTGGACCTCAACTACGAACACGGATCAGAATCAACGTAATCAACCTCGAAGAAAAATGGGCACCGCTTCCTTGACACCgccgaaacttcccagtttgtTCACGTTATTTTCGCCTTCTCCGCCTACATCGACAACTCAAAGTAATCAAAATACGATTACGCAAGAGTTTAATGTAAACTCGAACGAAAACAAGCTCCCTTGGCCTCAAAACCGACGAGAGTCGAGAAGAGGTAGTTTGATATTCGTCGCACCTACTACTACAAAATCGAGAAGATTTTCTTTAAGACCAGTAGCGACACCCATTAGTCCTCCAACGCCTCCGAAGAACGATACACCATTCTTATCG gaTTCACAGCAAAGTCCATACGAAAGTAGATCAACGTCCTTGTTTGAATCACTTAAAGAACCTCTTATCTCAACAGAGAGAGCACCGGGACTTTCAACGCCAATAAAATCATTTTTAAACGATCGGCGTTTCTCGCTACGACCTACTCAAAATCCGAACGGATGTTTAACAGATAATAATCCCGCCGCTCTCGTTCCTACGCTCAAAGCTGTACCTCGTTGGAAGGCTGGGATGTTACAACGACAAATCAGTCAAATGAATCTTCGACGTCGAGCCAGAGCCTTCAGTTTGAGCGACGTTCACGCTGAAGATCTCAAAGAAAGAGCCGAGCCTTTTGATCTATCGTCCAGTAATTGCAAGAAACATAACTATGATGCAAAAgaatatcgtaaaaatatatCTCCGAATAAACCCGATAGAGAAGATTTGAAAAGTGACGGATTCGCAAAATCCACTGAAAATTCAGATCAGTTTGCATCTTCGGTTTGTACTTCAGCTGAACGATATTCGTCGTTTTCGCAAGAAAGTGCTTTAACGAATTCTATTCGACTCGAAGAAAAGAACGTGCGAATTTTTGAACCACACACTCAATCCATTTCAAGTATAGCCTCGATCGAGAATATCAATCATTTGAACGAACATACTTCTTGTCCCCCGTTAGATATATACAACGAAGAGAAATTCACTTCATCCAACACAGAGAAACAG GAATTACAGGAATCATTAGTGGAAGTGAAAATAGAGAACCCCATTACGAATATCGTTCGTAATCCTTTTACAGCTGACGTTTCTCTAAATAATTCGCTTGATTCACTTTCAGAGCTGAAAGTCGAAAAGCATGGATCGCACTTGCCTATTAATAAATCGTGA